In a genomic window of Allomeiothermus silvanus DSM 9946:
- a CDS encoding amino acid ABC transporter permease, which translates to MNTINKQGRSSAPSIPKDATPLALAALVVSALVIAGAWATLEKLHKVLVQNKLEHPWVIALLALAALLLLLLLFPAVRGLRDAGQARAALGRHELIEARVKAAAAREWAWYAIGYAVAAALVFITIQFLLANDGAVGATFFKLSLIQDSFGLVLQAFWKNVWMFCVAEVFILVWGLVIAVARMVPGRAGSPIRFLATVYTDAFRGLPTIISIYLIALGLPLANVPLVRDWPPEWLAVLALTVSYGAYVAEVYRAGLDSIHPSQWAAARSLGLSFSQTLRFVIIPQAVRRIIPPLLNDFIALQKDTALVNVVGVIDGFNQAKIIASNRFNLSAVTTVAILFMLITIPQTRFVDRLLEQEKRRTRA; encoded by the coding sequence GTGAACACAATCAACAAGCAGGGGCGCAGCAGCGCCCCTTCGATTCCTAAAGACGCCACCCCCTTGGCCCTGGCTGCCTTGGTGGTGAGCGCTTTGGTCATTGCCGGAGCCTGGGCTACTTTGGAGAAGCTGCACAAAGTGCTCGTGCAAAACAAACTCGAGCACCCCTGGGTAATCGCCTTGCTGGCCTTAGCCGCCTTGCTCCTCTTGCTGCTGCTTTTCCCCGCAGTGCGGGGGTTGCGCGACGCCGGCCAGGCTCGAGCCGCCCTCGGGCGCCACGAGCTGATCGAAGCCCGGGTCAAGGCCGCGGCGGCCCGCGAATGGGCCTGGTACGCCATTGGCTATGCGGTAGCGGCCGCGCTGGTTTTCATAACCATCCAGTTCTTGCTAGCCAACGACGGAGCGGTAGGGGCTACCTTCTTCAAGCTCTCGCTGATCCAGGATTCGTTCGGCCTGGTTCTGCAGGCTTTTTGGAAAAACGTCTGGATGTTCTGCGTGGCCGAGGTCTTCATCTTGGTCTGGGGGTTGGTAATCGCGGTAGCCCGCATGGTCCCAGGGCGGGCCGGATCCCCGATCCGCTTTTTGGCCACCGTCTACACCGACGCATTCCGGGGACTGCCCACCATCATCAGCATCTACCTCATCGCCCTGGGTCTGCCGCTGGCTAATGTGCCCTTGGTGCGCGACTGGCCCCCGGAGTGGCTGGCCGTTCTGGCCCTCACGGTGAGCTATGGGGCCTACGTGGCCGAGGTTTACCGCGCCGGACTGGATAGCATCCATCCCAGCCAGTGGGCCGCGGCCCGCTCGCTGGGCCTTTCCTTTAGCCAGACCCTGCGCTTTGTGATCATTCCCCAGGCGGTGCGGCGCATCATACCGCCCCTCTTGAACGACTTTATCGCTTTGCAAAAAGATACCGCGCTGGTGAATGTGGTGGGGGTGATCGATGGTTTCAACCAGGCCAAGATCATTGCCAGTAACCGCTTCAACCTCTCGGCGGTGACTACGGTGGCGATTTTGTTCATGCTGATTACCATTCCCCAAACACGCTTTGTAGACCGGCTTCTCGAGCAGGAGAAACGGCGCACCCGGGCTTAG
- a CDS encoding ABC transporter substrate-binding protein, whose product MSKKWVVLLALALASLSLAQKIGDCELTGKKGEYTIKPVVPGQLTVQTNLPAPGWWNGDTPQTIKSGFEYCLAANIAYRAGLDKVVVQNVSFDALVAGQTKAFDLALSQVTITDERKKVVDFSPPYFSSDQGLLVRKGTKVNSSNIKSLKIGVQQGTTAVDFVKNVLKVPAANIRVFPDTPNMFTALQARQVDVVMLDTAIVLVQAAKSNGALEVVGQYKTGESYGAIYPKNSPNRATFDRIIQALNADGTIKKLTQAYLAKEFGGDPTAIPYLKP is encoded by the coding sequence ATGAGCAAGAAGTGGGTCGTCCTGCTGGCACTCGCCTTAGCTTCCCTCTCTTTGGCCCAGAAGATCGGCGATTGTGAACTTACCGGCAAAAAAGGCGAATACACCATCAAACCGGTGGTGCCGGGCCAGCTCACCGTGCAGACCAACCTGCCCGCCCCCGGCTGGTGGAACGGCGACACCCCCCAGACCATCAAGTCTGGCTTCGAGTACTGTTTGGCTGCTAACATCGCCTACCGCGCGGGGCTGGATAAGGTGGTAGTGCAAAACGTCTCCTTCGACGCACTGGTCGCGGGACAGACCAAGGCCTTCGACCTGGCACTCTCCCAGGTCACCATCACCGACGAGCGCAAAAAGGTGGTGGATTTCTCGCCCCCCTACTTCTCCTCCGACCAAGGGCTGCTGGTACGTAAGGGCACCAAGGTGAACTCGAGCAACATCAAGAGCCTGAAGATCGGGGTGCAGCAGGGGACCACTGCGGTGGATTTCGTCAAGAACGTGCTCAAAGTTCCCGCTGCCAACATTCGGGTCTTCCCCGACACCCCCAACATGTTCACCGCTTTGCAAGCCCGCCAGGTGGATGTGGTGATGCTCGACACCGCCATCGTGTTGGTGCAGGCGGCGAAATCCAACGGGGCTTTGGAAGTAGTGGGGCAGTACAAGACCGGCGAGAGCTATGGGGCCATCTACCCCAAGAACTCGCCTAACCGCGCCACCTTCGACCGCATCATCCAGGCCCTCAACGCCGATGGGACCATCAAGAAGCTCACCCAAGCCTACCTAGCGAAAGAGTTCGGCGGCGACCCTACCGCGATCCCCTACCTCAAGCCCTAG
- a CDS encoding aromatic ring-hydroxylating oxygenase subunit alpha, with protein sequence MPELYPELYVHPDISQASTLPAAFYKDPAIFERAKEQVFARTWQWVGDTDDLKAPGTVKPFTLLEGFLDEPLVITRDHDDRLHLLSNVCTHRGMLVAETGDNARYLRCRYHGRRFGLDGCFQAMPEFEGVKGFPSESDHLPQVPFGLWRGKFLFASLDPAVPLEEVLKPIEERLGWLPLQQFYFEPARARDYLVRANWALYCDNYLEGFHIPFIHASLNAAIDYGSYTSEIYDWCNLQLGVAASGETAFELPQDSPDYGQRIGAYYYWVFPNLMLNFYPWGLSVNVVRPLGPELTKVSFLPYVWKPALLDSGAGAGLDRVEREDEVVVEAVQKGVKSRFYDRGRFSVAREQGVHHFHRLLAQALAP encoded by the coding sequence ATGCCCGAGCTTTATCCCGAGCTATACGTCCACCCGGATATCTCCCAAGCTTCCACCCTGCCCGCTGCGTTTTACAAAGACCCAGCGATCTTCGAGCGGGCCAAGGAGCAAGTTTTTGCCCGCACCTGGCAGTGGGTGGGCGACACCGACGACCTCAAAGCGCCCGGCACGGTCAAGCCTTTTACCCTGCTCGAGGGCTTTCTGGATGAGCCGTTGGTGATCACCCGCGACCACGACGACCGGCTCCACCTCCTCTCCAACGTCTGCACCCACCGGGGGATGCTGGTAGCCGAGACCGGGGACAACGCCCGCTACCTGCGCTGCCGCTACCACGGGCGGCGCTTCGGCCTGGACGGCTGTTTCCAGGCCATGCCGGAGTTCGAGGGGGTGAAGGGTTTCCCCAGCGAGAGCGACCACCTGCCCCAAGTTCCCTTCGGGCTGTGGCGGGGCAAGTTTCTCTTTGCCAGCCTAGACCCAGCGGTGCCGCTGGAGGAGGTCTTGAAGCCCATAGAGGAGCGCCTGGGCTGGCTGCCGCTGCAGCAGTTTTACTTCGAACCCGCGCGGGCCCGCGACTATTTGGTGCGGGCCAACTGGGCCTTGTACTGCGACAACTACCTCGAGGGCTTCCACATCCCCTTCATCCACGCCTCGCTGAACGCGGCGATCGATTACGGGAGCTACACCAGCGAAATCTACGATTGGTGCAACCTGCAACTAGGCGTAGCGGCCTCGGGCGAGACGGCCTTCGAGCTTCCCCAAGACTCCCCCGACTATGGCCAGCGCATCGGGGCCTACTACTACTGGGTCTTCCCCAACTTGATGCTGAACTTCTATCCCTGGGGCCTCTCGGTGAACGTGGTACGGCCTTTGGGGCCGGAACTCACCAAGGTCTCGTTTTTGCCCTACGTGTGGAAGCCAGCTTTGCTGGACTCTGGAGCAGGGGCGGGGCTAGACCGGGTAGAGCGCGAGGACGAAGTGGTGGTAGAAGCTGTGCAGAAGGGGGTTAAGTCGCGCTTTTACGACCGCGGGCGCTTTAGCGTGGCCCGGGAACAGGGGGTCCACCACTTCCACCGCCTGTTAGCACAGGCCCTCGCCCCTTAG
- a CDS encoding response regulator transcription factor, with protein MPAKVLVVEDDPGIRMLVATTLQSAGLAVLEARDGVEAMDFIPEADLVVLDVGLPRQSGWEVLEAIRQNFGQLPVLMLTGHSDETNRVRGLESGADDYLTKPFSVRELAARVKALLRRSGRLGLIVMGSLKLSPGSREAWLDNDTLHLTPLEFDLLMTLAQAPGRIFSREELLVRHWGAEYEGTERVVDIYIGRLRKKLLTESDRLETVWGQGYRLRSD; from the coding sequence ATGCCAGCCAAAGTACTGGTCGTAGAAGACGATCCGGGCATTCGTATGTTGGTCGCTACCACCCTGCAATCGGCGGGGCTCGCCGTGCTGGAAGCCCGCGACGGCGTCGAGGCCATGGACTTCATACCGGAAGCGGACCTGGTGGTGCTCGACGTGGGCCTGCCACGGCAATCTGGCTGGGAAGTCCTGGAGGCCATCCGCCAGAACTTCGGCCAGTTGCCGGTGCTGATGCTCACCGGCCACTCCGACGAGACCAACCGGGTGCGGGGCCTCGAGAGCGGAGCCGATGACTACCTCACCAAACCCTTTAGCGTGCGTGAGCTAGCTGCTCGGGTGAAGGCCCTGCTGCGTCGTTCGGGCCGACTAGGGCTCATCGTGATGGGCTCGCTCAAGCTCTCCCCCGGCAGCCGCGAAGCCTGGCTCGACAACGACACGCTGCACCTCACGCCTTTGGAGTTCGATCTGCTGATGACCTTGGCCCAGGCCCCCGGGCGCATCTTCAGCCGCGAGGAACTGCTGGTGCGGCACTGGGGCGCCGAGTACGAGGGCACCGAGCGGGTCGTGGACATCTACATTGGCCGACTGCGCAAAAAGCTCCTCACCGAGTCGGATCGGCTCGAGACGGTGTGGGGTCAGGGCTACCGGCTCAGGAGCGATTAG
- a CDS encoding amino acid ABC transporter ATP-binding protein produces MSFLEIRNVHKHYGNVEVLRGINLDVEEHQVVCLIGPSGCGKSTLLRCVNGLEAISAGEIRLEGDRITGPGVDLDRLRREVGIVFQSFNLFPHMTVLQNVTLAPVQVLKIPRAEAEERAMGLLRRIGLEHKASEYPDRLSGGQQQRVAIVRALAMEPKLMLLDEITSALDPELVSEVLNLLRELASEGMTMILATHEMGFAKEVASKVCFLHQGVVHEEGPPEQIFGNPQKERTKEFLSSIIEAGRL; encoded by the coding sequence ATGAGCTTTCTCGAGATACGCAACGTACACAAGCATTACGGAAACGTGGAGGTGCTCCGGGGGATCAACCTGGATGTGGAAGAGCACCAGGTGGTCTGCCTGATCGGGCCGTCGGGGTGCGGCAAGTCTACCTTGCTGCGCTGTGTGAATGGCCTCGAGGCCATCAGCGCAGGGGAGATCCGCCTGGAGGGTGACCGTATCACCGGTCCCGGCGTGGACCTAGACCGGCTACGCCGCGAGGTGGGGATCGTCTTCCAGAGCTTTAACCTCTTTCCCCACATGACCGTGCTGCAAAACGTCACCCTGGCCCCAGTGCAGGTACTCAAGATCCCTAGGGCTGAGGCCGAGGAGAGGGCGATGGGGCTTCTAAGGCGGATCGGGCTCGAGCACAAGGCCAGCGAGTATCCCGACCGCCTCTCCGGCGGACAGCAACAGCGGGTGGCTATCGTGCGGGCTCTGGCGATGGAACCCAAACTGATGCTCCTAGACGAGATCACCTCAGCCTTAGACCCCGAGCTGGTCTCGGAGGTGCTGAACCTATTGCGCGAGCTTGCCTCCGAAGGTATGACCATGATCCTGGCGACCCACGAGATGGGCTTTGCCAAGGAGGTCGCCAGCAAGGTTTGCTTCTTGCACCAGGGGGTAGTTCACGAGGAAGGGCCGCCTGAGCAAATCTTTGGCAACCCGCAGAAGGAACGCACCAAGGAGTTTCTCTCGAGCATCATCGAGGCCGGGCGGCTTTAG